In Colletotrichum higginsianum IMI 349063 chromosome 1, whole genome shotgun sequence, one genomic interval encodes:
- a CDS encoding PWWP domain-containing protein, translating into MSDEPTASGQSAPAATEEVEKKVEETSTAAEASEEPAPTVDNAKPSESGAPAKDNAEDKEAQKEDTKKTDSDTKDAESSGKTDEPSKDEDADVEMKDTTDPPETKEASKPVAAADAEAAPAADADAADKSKSRRRSSGIPEHKGKKLSKKASKAKFFHTNAQPGDHFLVKLKGYPQWPVIVCDEEMLPETLIKSRPVTAQRADGTYREDYADGGKRQNDRTFPVMYLRTNEFGWVPNSALQELSADRATELLTDKVKKVELRDAFELAIEQHPLNYYKEELQKYQEELAQKQAAKDAREAAKKNKKKAPAVIEDEDEDVDMADAADEEVAEPKEKSKTKKRKADEEAVSTPARTDSAKKPKIKLNTSSTPKTTNGATPKSGKESAAKPAKSKSSKKDGTEKKAEKEVPKEPELTAEEKHHRKEKEVLFLRHKLQKGLLTRDQEPKEEEMKMMSDYITKLESFPDLEVSIIRSTKINKVLKAILKLDSIPKEEEFNFNRRSQTLLDKWTKILAGGDTAAAPAASVTPAPTNGVNGTKAEEKKDTPAVSEGVKEASKDAEKLEEADKVADKDEKDKKEQPEQPEKADEEPKKGDEPAEKSAEESAPAASEPVEAKA; encoded by the exons ATGTCTGACGAGCCGACCGCCAGCGGCCAATCCGCGCCTGCCGCGACTGAGGAGGTTGAGAAGAAGGTTGAGGAAACCTCGACGGCTGCTGAAGCTTCTGAGGAACCTGCACCTACTGTTGACAACGCGAAACCCTCCGAGTCCGGCGCGCCTGCCAAGGACAAtgccgaggacaaggaggcgCAGAAGGAGGACACCAAGAAGACAGACT CTGATACTAAAGACGCGGAATCCTCTGGCAAGACAGACGAGCCATCCaaggacgaagacgccgacgtcgagatgaAGGACACTACTGATCCACCCGAGACGAAGGAGGCCTCTAagcctgttgctgctgctgatgctgagGCAGCgcctgctgctgatgctgatgctgccgACAAATCCAAGTCGCGTCGCAGATCGTCTGGCATTCCCGAGCACAAGGGAAAGAAACTTAGCAAGAAGGCATCTAAGGCCAAGTTCTTCCATACCAATGCGCAGCCTGGAGACCACTTCCTGGTCAAGCTCAAGGGATACCCTCAATGGCCTGTCATTGTCTGCGATGAGGAAATGCTCCCTGAGACCTTGATCAAGAGTCGTCCTGTTACCGCGCAACGCGCTGATGGCACGTATCGGGAGGACTATGCCGATGGTGGCAAGCGACAGAATGACCGCACATTCCCTGTCATGTACCTCCGCACAAACGAGTT CGGCTGGGTACCGAACTCTGCGCTCCAGGAGCTGTCTGCTGACAGGGCTACTGAACTTCTTACTGATAAGGTTAAGAAGGTTGAGTTGCGTGACGCTTTTGAGCTTGCTATTGAACAGCACCCTCTTAACTACTACAAGGAGGAGCTGCAGAAGTACCAGGAGGAGCTTGCCCAGAAGCAGGCTGCCAAGGACGCCAGAGAAGCCGcaaagaagaacaagaagaaggctcCTGCAGTCattgaggatgaggatgaggatgtcgacaTGGCTGATGCTGCTGACGAGGAAGTTGCTGAGCCCAAGGAGAAATCCAAGacaaagaagcgcaaggctGATGAAGAGGCCGTCAGT ACTCCAGCTCGGACTGACTCTGCTAAGAAGCCCAAGATCAAGCTTAACACATCCTCCACTCCTAAGACAACAAATGGAGCTACACCAAAGTCTGGCAAGGAGTCTGCTGCGAAGCCTGCAAAGTCCAAGTCGTCAAAGAAAGACGGCACTGAGAAGAAGGCTGAGAAGGAGGTCCCCAAGGAGCCTGAGCTTACAGCTGAAGAGAAGCATCATCGCAAAGAG AAAGAGGTTCTCTTCTTGCGCCATAAGCTTCAAAAGGGTCTTTTGACGAGAGACCAAGAGCCcaaggaagaagagatgaagatgatgtcGGACTACATCACCAAGCTTGAGAGCTTCCCGGATCTTGAGGTCTCAATCATTCGCTCAACCAAGATCAACAAGGTTCTGAAGGCCATCCTGAAGCTCGACTCGATTCCCAAGGAAGAGGAGTTCAACTTCAACCGTCGGTCGCAGACCTTGTTGGACAAGTGGACCAAGATCCTGGCCGGAGGGGACACTGCAGCAGCCCCTGCGGCATCTGTCACTCCTGCGCCGACCAACGGTGTTAATGGCACCAAGGctgaggagaagaaggataCGCCTGCTGTCTCCGAAGGTGTCAAGGAAGCGAGCAAGGATGCAGAGAAGCTTGAGGAGGCTGACAAggtcgccgacaaggacgagaaggatAAGAAGGAGCAGCCTGAGCAACCCGAGAAGGCGGATGAGGAGCCCAAAAAGGGCGATGAGCCTGCGGAGAAGTCGGCCGAAGAG TCAGCACCTGCAGCCTCGGAACCGGTCGAAGCCAAGGCTTAG
- a CDS encoding Origin recognition complex subunit, producing MSTDEDQESQFRQEDHQAAYIFRPKGGEAGVDRPAKRRRVSEKAVIEETNIANSASFASLLNGAELAECVKLREKLFQTSWGHLESKVQGILRDANSATLDQVTAFIREESSSGSQLMVRHRGKIPSAFIITGPNISSQDLLFEQLSETLEESTRSKFVRLKSSEATNLKAALKKIIEDATSRRSLDDEDAEVAFEQDGRKYLSYDLEGLYAFSKAQQCDRIFVAFQDSEGFDSALLSDLIALFNSWRPKIPFILLFGIATSVELLQARLLKSACQHLHGAQFDVVQTGVILEQIFKPAVAGMDTALALGQTLLQSLVERQQDQVASIQSFVASIKYAYMCHFYANPLSLFSMEDDEMNSELVQDEHLEAIRSLPSFRREVESAVEAKDPRSARALLEDDDLLRERIFDIPEQKREWVTRLLRSLKLVQATGVIRDEFSSMYMKAVAEGITLSSEGWDIVESIKRMQPDEFVSMLQRIQEGMAGGDGQLCLAGWESEAGDTPGLLQTLLANSKALLSRAQEHGTTLRSAYSGHSRVLRTTVVAQKVQLSHDSAALSEDDKAFTKIVDNAAELLQDVIHCEPAANVFLHETWLYDSKTPYRDVFVPRPQDVFDRSLKRPQDYLACVCCSNDEGISTTLPVTSLLYHLYLETGNLINVADLWSAFYAMVGGDDDAESEGNADERAALVLFYRGLAELKALGFVKMSRKKTDHIAKLKWL from the exons ATGAGCACCGATGAAGACCAAGAGTCTCAATTTAGACAAGAGGACCACCAG GCAGCCTACATATTCCGACCCAAGGGCGGAGAAGCTGGGGTGGATCGACCTGCGAAACGGCGGCGTGTATCCGAAAAGGCAGTAATTGAAGAGACTAACATTGCAAATTCGGCGTCGTTTGCATCGTTGCTGAATGGtgccgagctggccgagtGCGTAAAGTTGCGCGAGAAGCTGTTCCAGACCAGCTGGGGTCATCTCGAGTCGAAAGTCCAG GGAATCCTTCGCGATGCCAACTCAGCCACACTAGATCAAGTGACTGCTTTCATTCGGGAAGAGTCTAGCTCAGG TTCACAGCTGATGGTCCGTCACAGAGGCAAGATTCCCTCGGCCTTCATCATCACTGGACCCAACATATCGTCTCAGGACTTGTTGTTCGAGCAACTGTCCGAGACACTTGAGGAAAGCACACGTAGCAAGTTTGTCCGGCTGAAGTCTTCAGAGGCTACCAACTTGAAGGCTGCCCTCAAGAAGATTATCGAGGATGCCACATCACGGCGCTCCCTGGATGATGAAGATGCCGAGGTTGCATTCGAACAAGAT GGACGAAAGTATCTGAGTTACGATCTTGAAGGCTTGTACGCCTTTTCAAAAGCACAGCAGTGCGATCGCATCTTCGTCGCCTTCCAAGACAGCGAAGGGTTCGACAGCGCTCTCCTGTCCGACTTGATTGCACTCTTCAA TTCGTGGCGGCCCAAGATCCCGTTTATACTCTTGTTCGGCATTGCGACATCGGTAGAGCTACTTCAAGCGCGTCTACTCAAATCCGCATGTCAGCATCTCCACGGTGCTCAATTCGACGTTGTGCAAACCGGAGTGATATTGGAGCAAATCTTCAAGCCGGCTGTTGCGGGGATGGATACCGCCCTTGCGCTTGGCCAGACTTTGTTGCAGAGCCTGGTTGAAAGGCAGCAAGACCAAGTTGCCAGCATTCAATCTTTTGTGGCCTCGATCAAG TATGCATACATGTGTCACTTTTACGCCAACCCGCTGAGCTTATTTTCgatggaggacgacgagatgaATAGCGAACTCGTGCAAGATGAGCacctcgaggccatccgATCGCTCCCGTCGTTTCGGCGCGAGGTCGAAAGCGCCGTTGAGGCCAAGGATCCGAGATCGGCGAGGGCTTTGTTGGAAGACGATGACCTACTTCGCGAAAGGATTTTCGACATTCCCGAGCAAAAACGGGAATGGGTTActcgcctcctccgctcGCTCAAGCTCGTCCAGGCGACAGGCGTTATCAGGGATGAATTTTCCTCGATGTACATGAAAGCGGTGGCCGAAGGAATCACCCTTTCGTCCGAGGGTTGGGACATCGTTGAAAGCATCAAGCGGATGCAACCGGATGAATTTGTCTCAATGCTGCAACGTATTCAAGAGGGCATGGCCGGTGGAGATGGCCAGCTATGTCTCGCCGGATGGGAGTCCGAGGCCGGGGACACGCCAGGTCTTTTACAGACTCTTCTCGCCAACTCGAAGGCGTTACTAAGTAGGGCGCAAGAGCATGGCACCACCTTGAGGAGCGCGTACAGTGGCCACAGCAGAGTCCTCCGCACCACTGTTGTTGCGCAAAAGGTGCAGCTCAGCCACGATTCGGCAGCGCTTTCCGAAGACGACAAGGCCTTCACCAAAATCGTAGACAATGCCGCGGAACTTTTGCAAGACGTCATACACTGCGAGCCGGCCGCAAATGTTTTCCTGCACGAGACATGGCTCTACGATTCCAAGACACCCTACCGCGACGTTTTCGTACCCCGCCCCCAGGATGTCTTTGACCGGAGCCTGAAGCGACCGCAGGACTACCTCGCGTGCGTCTGCTGCAGCAACGACGAGGGCATTTCGACAACATTGCCCGTTACGTCGTTGCTGTATCATTTGTACTTGGAGACGGGCAACCTCATAAACGTCGCAGACCTGTGGTCCGCCTTTTACGCCATGGTGGggggcgacgatgatgcagAGAGCGAAGGAAACGCCGATGAGCGGGCGGCGCTGGTGCTCTTTTACAGGGGACTGGCCGAGCTAAAGGCTCTCGGCTTTGTCAAGATGAGCAGAAAGAAGACAGACCACATTGCCAAGCTCAAGTGGCTGTGA
- a CDS encoding Preprotein translocase subunit Sec66 yields the protein MFDVDWMSLVLPFAYLTVLGGVFMTFSTIYRKRKATQSANLAPWFGPHLQRNIYLSLLHLESPEEGQEKAPKIPHTVIKAALLRRAVEDIHRLVQIRSAKQACSTLLQRGSVGDDLWQRFQRAEKEMEDELRDVVMEANALAPNWGQSIFQSANEIAANTIARSRLEEVSNTVEQEKAWWEKRRATIQTDFMKELDESEKSSTAPPSVDGDAVLVDSGAANTPSKKKKGKK from the exons ATGTTTGATGTCGACTGGATGAGCCTTGTGCTCCCTTTCGCCTACCTGACCGTTCTCGGTGGCGTTTTCATGACGTTTTCCACCATCTACAGAAAGCGCAAAGCCA CCCAAAGCGCCAACCTGGCCCCATGGTTCGGCCCTCACCTCCAGCGCAACATCTACCTGTCCCTCCTGCACCTCGAATCGCCCGAAGAGGGCCAGGAAAAGGCCCCCAAGATCCCCCACACCGTTATTAAGGCTGCActcctccgccgcgccgtcgaggacatcCACCGTCTGGTCCAAATCCGCTCCGCCAAGCAGGCCTGCAGCACGTTGCTGCAACGGGGAAGCGTCGGCGATGATCTGTGGCAGCGCTTCCAGCGCGCAGAGAAGGAAATGGAGGATGAGCTGCGCGACGTTGTTATGGAG GCCAACGCCCTCGCTCCCAACTGGGGCCAGTCAATCTTCCAGTCCGCCAACGAGATCGCCGCCAACACTATCGCACGCAGTCGCCTTGAGGAGGTTTCCAACACcgtcgagcaggagaaggCGTGGTGGGAGAAGCGCAGGGCGACGATCCAGACAGATTTCATGAAGGAGCTCGATGAGTCTGAGAAGAGCTCGACCGCTCCGCCTagtgtcgacggcgacgctgtTCTCGTTGATTCCGGCGCAGCCAACACCCcctccaagaagaagaagggcaagaaatAG